The DNA segment NNNNNNNNNNNNNNNNNNNNNNNNNNNNNNNNNNNNNNNNNNNNNNNNNNNNNNNNNNNNNNNNNNNNNNNNNNNNNNNNNNNNNNNNNNNNNNNNNNNNNNNNNNNNNNNNNNNNNNNNNNNNNNNNNNNNNNNNNNNNNNNNNNNNNNNNNNNNNNNNNNNNNNNNNNNNNNNNNNNNNNNNNNNNNNNNNNNNNNNNNNNNNNNNNNNNNNNNNNNNNNNNNNNNNNNNNNNNNNNNNNNNNNNNNNNNNNNNNNNNNNNNNNNNNNNNNNNNNNNNNNNNNNNNNNNNNNNNNNNNNNNNNNNNNNNNNNNNNNNNNNNNNNNNNNNNNNNNNNNNNNNNNNNNNNNNNNNNNNNNNNNNNNNNNNNNNNNNNNNNNNNNNNNNNNNNNNNNNNNNNNNNNNNNNNNNNNNNNNNNNNNNNNNNNNNNNNNNNNNNNNNNNNNNNNNNNNNNNNNNNNNNNNNNNNNNNNNNNNNNNNNNNNNNNNNNNNNNNNNNNNNNNNNNNNNNNNNNNNNNNNNNNNNNNNNNNNNNNNNNNNNNNNNNNNNNNNNNNNNNNNNNNNNNNNNNNNNNNNNNNNNNNNNNNNNNNNNNNNNNNNNNNNNNNNNNNNNNNNNNNNNNNNNNNNNNNNNNNNNNNNNNNNNNNNNNNNNNNNNNNNNNNNNNNNNNNNNNNNNNNNNNNNNNNNNNNNNNNNNNNNNNNNNNNNNNNNNNNNNNNNNNNNNNNNNNNNNNNNNNNNNNNNNNNNNNNNNNNNNNNNNNNNNNNNNNNNNNNNNNNNNNNNNNNNNNNNNNNNNNNNNNNNNNNNNNNNNNNNNNNNNNNNNNNNNNNNNNNNNNNNNNNNNNNNNNNNNNNNNNNNNNNNNNNNNNNNNNNNNNNNNNNNNNNNNNNNNNNNNNNNNNNNNNNNNNNNNNNNNNNNNNNNNNNNNNNNNNNNNNNNNNNNNNNNNNNNNNNNNNNNNNNNNNNNNNNNNNNNNNNNNNNNNNNNNNNNNNNNNNNNNNNNNNNNNNNNNNNNNNNNNNNNNNNNNNNNNNNNNNNNNNNNNNNNNNNNNNNNNNNNNNNNNNNNNNNNNNNNNNNNNNNNNNNNNNNNNNNNNNNNNNNNNNNNNNNNNNNNNNNNNNNNNNNNNNNNNNNNNNNNNNNNNNNNNNNNNNNNNNNNNNNNNNNNNNNNNNNNNNNNNNNNNNNNNNNNNNNNNNNNNNNNNNNNNNNNNNNNNNNNNNNNNNNNNNNNNNNNNNNNNNNNNNNNNNNNNNNNNNNNNNNNNNNNNNNNNNNNNNNNNNNNNNNNNNNNNNNNNNNNNNNNNNNNNNNNNNNNNNNNNNNNNNNNNNNNNNNNNNNNNNNNNNNNNNNNNNNNNNNNNNNNNNNNNNNNNNNNNNNNNNNNNNNNNNNNNNNNNNNNNNNNNNNNNNNNNNNNNNNNNNNNNNNNNNNNNNNNNNNNNNNNNNNNNNNNNNNNNNNNNNNNNNNNNNNNNNNNNNNNNNNNNNNNNNNNNNNNNNNNNNNNNNNNNNNNNNNNNNNNNNNNNNNNNNNNNNNNNNNNNNNNNNNNNNNNNNNNNNNNNNNNNNNNNNNNNNNNNNNNNNNNNNNNNNNNNNNNNNNNNNNNNNNNNNNNNNNNNNNNNNNNNNNNNNNNNNNNNNNNNNNNNNNNNNNNNNNNNNNNNNNNNNNNNNNNNNNNNNNNNNNNNNNNNNNNNNNNNNNNNNNNNNNNNNNNNNNNNNNNNNNNNNNNNNNNNNNNNNNNNNNNNNNNNNNNNNNNNNNNNNNNNNNNNNNNNNNNNNNNNNNNNNNNNNNNNNNNNNNNNNNNNNNNNNNNNNNNNNNNNNNNNNNNNNNNNNNNNNNNNNNNNNNNNNNNNNNNNNNNNNNNNNNNNNNNNNNNNNNNNNNNNNNNNNNNNNNNNNNNNNNNNNNNNNNNNNNNNNNNNNNNNNNNNNNNNNNNNNNNNNNNNNNNNNNNNNNNNNNNNNNNNNNNNNNNNNNNNNNNNNNNNNNNNNNNNNNNNNNNNNNNNNNNNNNNNNNNNNNNNNNNNNNNNNNNNNNNNNNNNNNNNNNNNNNNNNNNNNNNNNNNNNNNNNNNNNNNNNNNNNNNNNNNNNNNNNNNNNNNNNNNNNNNNNNNNNNNNNNNNNNNNNNNNNNNNNNNNNNNNNNNNNNNNNNNNNNNNNNNNNNNNNNNNNNNNNNNNNNNNNNNNNNNNNNNNNNNNNNNNNNNNNNNNNNNNNNNNNNNNNNNNNNNNNNNNNNNNNNNNNNNNNNNNNNNNNNNNNNNNNNNNNNNNNNNNNNNNNNNNNNNNNNNNNNNNNNNNNNNNNNNNNNNNNNNNNNNNNNNNNNNNNNNNNNNNNNNNNNNNNNNNNNNNNNNNNNNNNNNNNNNNNNNNNNNNNNNNNNNNNNNNNNNNNNNNNNNNNNNNNNNNNNTATTATTAGCATAATTTTCATTATACATAGCTGTAGCATCATAAcgaataaatgttatatttggcATAAGGGGATATTtctccttaaaataaaaatttaataagcATTTACTTACCCTCGTAAGGTAAGTTCTAAGGCATTCTAAGCctgtatgaatttatttcttctgtttaatgcaaaaaaaaaaaaaaaaaaaaaaccctaataaaataaaataataaaataaaatataaaattttaaaaaataaaataaaatttgcaatttttctttttctttgcctttatctgtgtgtttatgatatttatatactattacagtatttaaacatttaatttgagcttatatttttatattttcagtagtgatgggcaacgattaatcgcatccaaaataaaaattgtgtacACAATATATgggtgtactgtgtatatttattatgtatataaaaatacacacacatgcatgtatacatttaatacaaatgtttatacattaaatatttatatatctaaaattaattctatgaacataaatatttacatgtaaatattttcaaaatatattctgtatgtgtgtgtctttatacatacaaaataaatatacacagtacacactcatacatttaataaacaaaaacttattttggatgcgattaattgttgcccagcactaatttTCATATTAGGATTTAGTAATTCTGTTATATgtaacaacatttttgtatatcAACTTTATTCTAAATCAGTTTTGGCCAATgcaataagcttttttttaagtttatcatataatatttttattttattttggatttatttcaattaccaaaaatgctcttaatggttttagttttgtttttcaaaaaaaaaaagatattttgttaattagtTTGCTagtctctatttttttttcccttttctgtAGTTTGTCATGAAAAAGGCACATGTTAGTGTACTAACGGTCTGAGGACAAGAGTGTTTGCAGGAAATGTGCAAGTTGATCATGTTTTCTCCGATGATAATGTAAGACACGCCGTAACCATCATCTGCAACCTGTCAAAAgcacataaatgaaaataaattaaattcacacaaaaaaaagtaataaaagaattttaaatatgcatgaaTATTTCTGACCGGGCCAAATCCTCCACCGCAGGTGGTGTACTCGGGGTGGTTAACGAAATCAAACAGTTCCACCTGCTGAAGAGGAGTCTGACTGGTGGACAGACGCCATGTTTCTGAAAGCACCTGAAGAAAATGCATacatattgtataaataaatttaatataatttcagtAACAAAacgagatttttttttttacattatcaaAAAAGCGAAATGTGGGTAAGAAAAAACCATGCAAACTTCCTTGTTTGCCAGATACTGTATATAGTAACTGTGCAGCCCTTCCCATGGTGACACACCTCTTTGAGGAAGGGCGACTCCTCTCCCAGGTATTTGGACACAATGTAGAGGCAGAACAGGTGTCTGTCTATTCCTCCTCCCGTCATTGCCATCCTGTACAGATGCTGGTGTTTCTCAGCTGCCGTACGGAAGAGACGCTGACACACTTCCTTACTCTACAGACAGAGAGACGCTTAAATATTTGTGAACTGTTcttaaatgattcagaatgtAGCAACAACTTAAATGATTGCGTTAAATTGgacaaattacagtaattacagcatttaaatgcattttttatggcCATCATCATAACCTGAATCTCTCATGGcaattaaattgtttgtaacTACAAAAACAGAGCATGCACGTATGTACATGAAGTGCccattagtatttttatatataatgtcaGTTACCTCTCCATCCTCAAGAGCTCTGACGAAGGCACAGCTCTCGCTGGTACAGGAACGCACCGTCTCAGTCCGGCCCTCACGGAACAAACGGGTCATAGACGCTTCGTAGGTCAGAGTGAAGGAGCCTCGATTCTGGATGTGGAAGAGGAATGAGAACAGAAGAATGTTATTATCTTATCAATTCTTCAGtcaagtttatttaaatatatttttttagaatacaACTACATTAAAAAGTTGGTTTGGGGTTAACAGTGCTTTTTGTGTAGATGCAAGGGCATTGCTAGGGTGTCCTAGGTGGTTGCTAATGTGTTAGAAAGAGGTTgctttgtggttgctagggtgttactatgtggttTCTAATAGTTGTTAGAGTGTTGCCTAAAAATTGCTAGCAGATTTTATGTTGTTAAACTGACTTAGCATGATGCTGGCATGTTTATAGCTTGTTTTTACACagtgctaacatgttttaggaCTTCACTACTTTGTTTAAGAACActgcttaaatgtttaaaacatactaatagcatgttttaaaacgttgctaacatgttttaacattgtaACACACTGGTAACATGTTTACCATGCTTGTAACACatttagcatatttctagcatgtttcaacACAATCATagcatgttttaatatgtttacagcAAGTTTAGTAAGCTTCTAGTATGTTTTAACACACtgttagcaagttgctaacatacGCCTAGCATGTATAGTATGTTAACACGTCTAAACAcactgttagcatgttgctaacatgtttaacGTGTTTCTGgcatatttcaaaacattgcaAATATGTTTCAGTACATTGTAACACATTTCTAGCATGTCCTCcaacatgttttaatatattttagcatgttgctaactttttaaaatgcttcttacatatttaacacattgttttaccttatttAGCAAGTTTccaacatgttttattattgttagtatgttactatttttttaaacatgcttcCAAcatgtttagtatgtttttaatgttttgaaatatgttttaacacattttagcatgttgctaacattttaacatgcttcttacatatttaatacattgttaacatgttttaacatgtttagcatgttttgTAATTGTTAGTATGTTACAAATTTATATGTAACATGCTTCTAACATGTCTAGCATCTTTTTAATGTCTTAAcacattgttaacatgtttctaacatgttacGTGTATTTCCaacatgttttaatgcattttagcatgttggtaacatATTTAACATGCTTTTTACATGTTTACCACATTACTCGTCtacatgctaacatgtttaacatGCTTATAGCATGTTTACGTTTTATATCcactttatatataatatgtttcTGGTATGACTGAaaacattgctaacatgttttaaaacatagttaaaatgtttctagcatttttaagatgtttccagatgttttaaaacattgtcAGCACATTGCTAACATTTTTACATGCTTCCTACATGTTCAACACATCATTAGCATGTTGTAACATTCAGCATGTTTCCAACACGTTTTATAATTGTTAGcatggtgaaaacttttttacatgcttctaacatgttttaaaacaatGCAGACATGTTTCCAACATGTTTTATCATTGTTAGCATGGTGCAAACTTTTTAACATGCTTCTAACGTTTAACATGATTCAacatgttgcttgcatgttttaacacattgctaatatgtttctagcatgtttattATGTTTCTAACGTTTTAtcattgttatcatgttttagtatgtaataaaatgtaaatatcatattaaaattattaagaaaactttactattttaaatgataaaactaTTGATCTAGTGTTgaaaatatgacaacaaaatgCATTGTGCCACAGTGCTTGTGAAGTGTTAGTGGAACATATTCAGAGTTAATATGATTCCCTACATTCTGCTAGTGTCAACTTACGAACAACTGACTTCAGTACATTACGTGTGGTTTTGTGTGTTGTGTGGGTTTAGTCTTACCCTATAATAGGCCAACTGTAGTGCAATCTGAATGAAGGCATCCGGGCTGATTTTACACTTTTTGATTGCGCCCTTGCCGAACTCTTGTATTGGCAACACATGAAAATCGACGTCATCGGCTATTGCCTGAGCCACAGCGAGAGATCGTTCGATACGCTCCTGACACTAAATACACAAACAGGAAGATGAATTATTCAGCATGTCCATTAGCGGTCACTGTATACCGCATGTCTGTAAACATAAGAAGGTGTGTGAGTTGTGTTTGTACCTCTGCAGGGATGTCCCAGGTTAGTCTAGTAGGTGGAGGCAGGGAGGAGGCCACGTCTCCTTTACAGTGACCCTCTTCAGTATAACCCAGCTGGAAACTATCGGTAGTCATCACAtactgagagagaaagaaagacagtgGCATTAGAGAACATAACGACAACAAGATTGCATTTACAAAATAGCAATGCAAGTcagcaaaaaataacaaaagttgTCGGTAAGCTCAAAGGGTTAGTTTAACAAAACTGATGGCAGTGTTAGtgttattaatttaaactaTTACAGTCTTTAACTTAAGGTgacataaaatcaaatataaaaataaatgaaaaaagtaaacaattttgaaatgctgccttggcatATAACTGAAAGAAagtaaattactaaaattaaaactgccatatatatatatatatatatatatatataaagtaaagagaatgatttaaaaatatatatatatatatatataaaaagtaaagagaatgatttaaaaaaacaaaaaaacaaaaaacaatgacaaaagcacataaaaatactaaaattaaagaaaactgaatatataaaaataaaagctatttcaaaatatttaaatattatttattttaaaaaaaatgggtttatagtgcattttcattccttgtttttacatttgtaaatctATTAAAACCTAAATACGTTTATAATGCAgtcaaatgtaatatttagcaaaattctaaattaatatacatttttatagtgCACATAATACTGTGATACCTAAATTCacttaaaatgatcaaatgagCTTTTGCTAAAGACAAGTTTCCTTTGAACCACAGTCACCATAATTGGCATTGTACTTAATTAATTTCTTGATTATGTAAACACTTTCTCTTTTTGACTCATTCTGTCTCTCACCTCCCACACGTGAGCCATTATAGGTGCGTCCGCCCAGGAGTGTTCAGCATTGAGACCGTTCTTTCCGTTCTTATACACCACCACGGTAAATGACTTATCAAACcatctgaaacacaaacacagtgcAAAACACTGCCATTGTAAAGACAAGGGCTGTCATGTCTGGCTGTGTAAAAGAATTAATTctgtttacatatagtacagATAACATTTAGCATCTCTGTGATGAAACTGATTGACAAATCCGAACGGATGAACATCTCACCTGTCGTAGCATTTGCCGTGCAGAAGGGACTTGGCATAGCGATCCAAATTGCCAGCAGGATCATCTCCCCTCATGCCTTGCTCATCATCATCCAGGGCAACGAAGAACGCCGCTTTCTCAATACAGTCCAGAGATCTCTTATTCACTCCTGAGCTAAAGAACTCCTTCCTGGCCTGAGCCcaagggattctgggaaatTAAGTTCAAAATGTCTGAGTATTCATAGCAAGAATTTAAGAAAGAATCTAAAACCAATTCTAGCGTGGattcttaataaataataaaataaatttagattttgtaaatgtttaattttatgtaagTGAAATTGGATGGATTCTTAATATAAATGCATGTGAAATGCTGAAATCAGGGTTGttatatttaactaaaaataaaaacattaaaaaaaaaaagaaataaaactgaaataaaatattaaaaaaaaaaaaaaaaaactaaacttttcattttcagttgCCAAAGCAGcatctcatttttgtttagttaatgttaatgtattaaaaatagctaaaaaataaaatgaataaaaactatacaataACTAACAGAAATTCAAAAACATAAGAACACTACTAAAACTTCTAAACTACTAAACTTACaactgaaaacacaaaaaatctaATTCACAAGATTAGAAATctctcaatgatactaaaatacattaaattgtttcaaatttatttatttttttaaatgcatataaaaataaaaatatgtatatttaaacaattGGATTAATACCTGTgctgttaattaaataaattagattcATTCTTGGTTTAAGGGGTTGTGTAAATCACTAACACTAAATAaaagctataataataataatagagatGCTGCTTTGGAAATCAcaactgaaaaatgtaaataaatttcataGTCCATAAAAATGATCTTAATTCTTGATTTACATTCACCGTACCTTGGCCTACTTCCAAAAAAGCCGTATTACATTACATACATACAGAAcacatgcatgtttgttttgtatcaaataaaccTTTTAAAGCATGTCAGCAGACACTACCTGTCTCCTGCCGTCATGGCTGCGAGTTTGGCCTCTCCGGGTGCCGGAGGTGACGGGTCATCCAGGATACGCTGAATCTGTTGCTCGATCTCTCTGGGAGACAGCATGCGGGCGGCATGGTACAGCCACAGACGGAAATAACGGCCTCGGTGGAACACCGCCACATACTCACTGTCCTGCCAGTGGACCAGGGAATCTAAATAcacagaaaattaataaatgcatgcaaattCTCACTATTCACACTCATGCTTTGTGTATCATCAGAAAATGGTgccaaaaaattaattagaagAGTCTCAGAGAGGAAAACACattcgagtgtgtgtgtgtgtatctgggTCAGTCCGTGTGAATGGTACCAGGTGTGTCCagggtgtttgtgtgtgtgtttgtctgtgtaaGTTTATACGGTATGATGTGTTTGTACTTGTGAGCCTTTGAGGAAACACACTAATGTAATATGTCTTTAATCCTAGAAAATATGAGGAAATGcagggctctatgcttacttttctttttaggagcacagtcaaaattcataaattcatgttgagattaatgttttaaatattaaattttgaatatagacattgtaaattatttaactaactaaaaagatactttaaaaattaaaataaaactggcaGTAGGTGGCGggaagtcactgatttaattactgaatcattgattcatttgattcgttcaaaccgctgattcatttaggaataaagcaagtgattgtctttatgaatggggaatggaatcactgactcactagattcgttcaaaaatgtatgttaattCATAAccgaaacacagctgtgtttgaatgaagatgcgcagcggctcagttgtgacttggtttaaactatttttgatgacgaaatagaGTAAAAATCAGGCGATACTGTCATAGTCAAACAACGCAAGTCACTtatattaactttttgtttatttaactgttgtattgaatcaatatctcatttacaaactcccttaaaaatcatctCAATGTGATgaactcatcttagttcatcacaaTCTCACGAAgctccattataatcaatgacgctctctatgctgcacaattaatctcttattcacactctctctacactttgtttatgaaaggattcgtgagaTACGTCTGTGATATGTtactcaacattgcaaaaacacatagaaacctttgaagctcccctcagcgccaACACAAAtattcctaaatattttttcatagtcgcacaaAGTAGTTTTAGTTgcaaatgcaactgaaatggtCGCACTATAGTATGGattaaatcctgaaaaaatgtatcattgattccacaaaaatatgaagcagcacaattgtttttaacattgataatataatgcataaatatttcttaagcagcaaatcagcatattagaatgatttatgaaggatcatgtgacactgaagactgcagtaatgatgctgaaaattcagcttttcatcaaaggaataaattacatcttcacatatattcaaataaacaacatttatttaaaactgcaaaaatatttcacaattttgctgtttttactgtatttttaaacaaacaattgTAGCCTTGGCGAACATTAGagctttctttcaaaaacattaaaacaatctAGCCTTACCTGTCTCTTCTCCTGGAATGCGTGTGGTGTTGAAAATCCTCTCACACTGAGCGGCACACAAAGGAACATTTAAAACTGGCACACGACTCTAAAAGACAGAGATATACTGTTAGTCAAGGCaactttaatcaaaatgtagttttcatATTCATTTTCCACCCTCCTTTACCcacaaaaatctgaaataatacTATTCATTCTTGTTATAATTTTTAGTTTGGAATACCCCTTTAAGAATGCTGTTAGTGCTACTGTAACTTTAAGATATGTAAATGACCTGTCATGAATATCTTAAAATGTGGGCGGTCTGCTTAATGTCAAGTTTAGTTGCCATGAAGAATCAGAGTGAACTCATGAGGAAGTTTTACACGTACAAAGCACACTTAACTTTCAAAAGAGAAAAAGTTTTCAC comes from the Labeo rohita strain BAU-BD-2019 chromosome 24, IGBB_LRoh.1.0, whole genome shotgun sequence genome and includes:
- the LOC127155916 gene encoding LOW QUALITY PROTEIN: carnitine O-palmitoyltransferase 1, liver isoform (The sequence of the model RefSeq protein was modified relative to this genomic sequence to represent the inferred CDS: deleted 1 base in 1 codon) yields the protein MAEAHQAVAFQFTITPEGIDLQLSHQALRQVYLSGLRSWKKRVTRLKNNVITGVYPASPSSWLFVVIAILATMYTRSDPSMGLIAKIQEHLPVSDSLSVQCRTVVSAVLFSTLLWFSLIFTMRLCLKQLLSYHGWMFEQHGKVSNTTKIWAAMVRIFSGRQPLLYSYQGSLPNLPVPAVKDTVKRFLESARPLMSDSEYERMTTLAQEFESSLGNRLQWYLKLKAMWASNYVSDWWEEYVYLRGRGPLMVNSNYYGMDFLYVTPTPIQAARAGNTLHACLLYRRKLNREEIKPSRVPVLNVPLCAAQCERIFNTTRIPGEETDSLVHWQDSEYVAVFHRGRYFRLWLYHAARMLSPREIEQQIQRILDDPSPPAPGEAKLAAMTAGDRIPWAQARKEFFSSGVNKRSLDCIEKAAFFVALDDDEQGMRGDDPAGNLDRYAKSLLHGKCYDRWFDKSFTVVVYKNGKNGLNAEHSWADAPIMAHVWEYVMTTDSFQLGYTEEGHCKGDVASSLPPPTRLTWDIPAECQERIERSLAVAQAIADDVDFHVLPIQEFGKGAIKKCKISPDAFIQIALQLAYYRNRGSFTLTYEASMTRLFREGRTETVRSCTSESCAFVRALEDGESKEVCQRLFRTAAEKHQHLYRMAMTGGGIDRHLFCLYIVSKYLGEESPFLKEVLSETWRLSTSQTPLQQVELFDFVNHPEYTTCGGGFGPVADDGYGVSYIIIGENMINLHISCKHSCPQTVSTLTCAFFMTNYRKGKKK